From Meles meles chromosome 5, mMelMel3.1 paternal haplotype, whole genome shotgun sequence, one genomic window encodes:
- the ARMH2 gene encoding armadillo-like helical domain-containing protein 2 produces MAKTRAYVQCWMWICHYFVGLYRRLKKFWNVTVNHFFRKEREKEDIPSVESIFHKEKIVLLGHLLKSESLAIEKRAQAAYRIGLLAFTGGPTAGKFASEYMKEVAHLLRDGEMPPKAKVLLLQSVACWCYLNPVSQKRAKRLKFIPILTEIFEDKLDSTVKSEINSSLLVKFWTCYVLSVMTCNNPSCMKELRGYNTLKYHLQILATENWSGWPENFAEVLYFLVGFHRN; encoded by the exons ATGGCTAAGACCCGTGCTTATGTGCAATGCTGGATGTGGATTTGCCACTATTTTGTGGGACTCTATCGGCGCCTGAAGAAGTTCTGGAATGTCACCGTTAACCACTTtttcaggaaggagagggagaaagaagatatCCCTTCGGTTGAGAGtatttttcacaaagaaaaaatcGTGCTGCTTGGCCATTTATTAAAGAGTGAATCTCTGGCCATTGAGAAGAGGGCTCAAGCTGCGTATAGAATCGGACTTCTGGCCTTCACAG GAGGACCGACTGCCGGGAAGTTCGCCTCGGAGTACATGAAGGAAGTGGCTCACTtgttgagagatggagagatgccGCCCAAGGCCAAGGTCTTGCTGCTGCAGAGCGTCGCCTGCTGGTGTTACCTGAACCCCGTGAGCCAGAAAAGAGCCAAACGTTTGAAGTTTATTCCCATCCTCACTGAGATTTTTGAGGACAAACTCGACTCCACCGTCAAAAGTGAAATAAACAGCAGCCTCCTCGTTAAATTTTGGACTTGTTACGTGCTCTCCGTCATGACATGCAATAACCCGTCTTGCATGAAGGAGCTTAGAGGCTACAATACCCTGAAATACCACTTGCAAATACTGGCGACCGAGAACTGGTCTGGGTGGCCTGAGAATTTCGCGGAGGTGCTGTATTTCCTAGTTGGTTTTCACAGGAATTAA